In Apis cerana isolate GH-2021 linkage group LG3, AcerK_1.0, whole genome shotgun sequence, the sequence caatttttaataagatttttttgtattgatATATTGACTTAGACATATTGAATTATGTTGAATTTCTTTGATCGGCAAGATAGTCTTTCACTAATTTTCGTAGATCATTTGCTTGcatcaataatttatctttttgagTTTGAAGTTCTGCAGTAATTAATTGTGCAAAACCTAATCGACGccaaaaattaatcgtttgttcaaaatctttcgtaatctaaaaataaaatgaatatgatttcaattttgatagcataataataatctgtattttttttctatatacaatggaatgaacatttttaaaattctttatgtaataaagaaataaatagtatttaaatgtttttatatgaatactttttaaaaaaattataagaaaaatatttaataaataataattttttctaaaataagatttaaaaaagtttttagaaaCTGTAGAAATATTGCAGAGATTTACGATttacaatgtatataatttaaatataatctacaacagatatttgaaaatttaagcgaatcatttttgtattacataatagatttaatataacttgaaagagattcaaaatttcctttatatatgtaatgtattAAGTagtaatctaattttcaacatatttagttgaattattttcaatttttaatacttatataaaatgagCATTCgcgttattctttttttttctacttcatttctattcgatatttttcatttaataattgatatcatttttgattaaagtgacgaatttcaatttctgaaATACTTTTATAGATAACTGACGCGTTATTCAAGATCGGtctatagaatatagaaatgcAGAATTATATTAgtgtcaaaaatttaaaaatgaatgttaTATTTGTTGCATCTAGCGATGAAACGAATAGATATGTTTTGTGTGATCATTTCCAGTCATTGTCTTGTGTGCATTActgtgttatatatttatataatatatatgttatatatgttatatattatataaacatagaaaagtgaaaagaacgagtgaaagaaagaaagccaGAAAGGAGattagaaaacaaaatatataattgtatcattggaatctctttttttctccataataaaagaagagatACATCgtaaatcgttttaataaaaaataaaaatattgaattgtagaaatatattgaataaattgcaacttttaaaaaaatagattaaagaatcgagaaatttttataaaaaaaattaaaaaaataaaacaagatcAATCCTACAAATGTGActcatatctatttttttttaaaaatatttaaagaattgaattctAACCATTTGAATtggaataatatcattatcatcgGTTAGTGATAATTGCATAGGATGACTATTTATTAtaggaagaattttttcatcttgtgtttcatattttcgacACATTTGTATATAAGCGAGTATGCGTTCAGCTTTGACCATTAAAGCTTTCATATGTTTTACACTATGATTATATTCCTTACACATTGTCATCGTTCtatgtttatcttttttatgacCTGATCAATTAGGattatagttaatttaatcggttaataataaaaataaatatatacgtatgtatacatatataaagatgTATACCAAGAATAAAACGTTCATTCGTTTCTCGGTAGatattatgaaagaaatttgattctcgtaaaatttcttctaattcaTTTCCAGATTCTTTtccatgaaatttaattttattacgatatttcaTAATCTCATCAAGAAGATTCGCGATACGAAGATATTGTTTAGTTATTATTTGTTGATCAATATGATCCTTGTTCTTGATTATCTCGTAATCTTTTCGCCGCATTTCTGtatctattataatgaaatataaaacaggaaagattataaaaaatattcacaaatcattaatcattacaaatcatttttaattattaattagtacttatatactttttcGATAATCAGAATAAACATTTCGCAAATTATTCCAAAGATTTTCAAGTTTCCTTTGAAGTAACGTTATAGttgttcttttttcattatctccATCTTCCACAAATGCATCAATTCTACCTTTGAAgtgaaaaagtataaaatttatattttaaaattattaacaaaagatatttttatttttaataaaaagagaaaattatacaaGAATATTAAGACAAATGTGATCACAATTgcgaaaaagtatttatagataatatctTACTTAATAACAACTTACTTACTAAATGCAGTACTTCTTGCGATATTTGCGATATTTTCTCCTCGTTGGTTTAcaaataagttaatttttcgtaaaatagtttctttctgatttcgatgataatttatattttcgaaagtaAAGATTTTATCAGCTAAcgctgttttaattttttgatggaAAAAGTTATCAATATCTGCTAGCCGAGCTTCATGTGCTTCCAAagatcgattaaatatttctatatgagCACCATTTGCTCTACGACGTTGATCTTCGGCATCTTGTAGACTATCCAATAATAAACTGATGCTATATGTAGGaaatttccattatatatgtatatattttagttgATCGTTTAATATTTCGTTGTACCTGTAGTCCTTGAGATCGAAAACATGTTCCAAAGTTTGCCAAATTATGTCGATCTTTTTATAGATATCCGGCATTTTTATACGTGTAAGCATTTCTCTCCAGAAACTTTGATAACGTTTCGTGTTTAAAGTACTAAGCTTAAGTTCATGAGAGAatgcttcttttttcaattcttgcgCAGTACGTACTGGTTTACGTGCTCTTTTACCTCGTTTCCGTTTAGGGCCCATTTTtagtttatgtttatttatgtcaatctatgataaaattattttcacaaatttctttttctttttcttgttttttcttcaactatttctttcaaacgattattcttttcgatttaattgatattcatgcgaaatgaatttaaatgaatatttaatttttcgattaatcgagAGTATTGATTTCGATATTACCAGCTTTCTTGTTATAAGAAATCTGAAGtcgaataatatgtataaaaacaattatcaaattattataaatataataataattattaatagatattaatattgaaattgttatgtatataaaatatggaaatgaaatatgattgaattttttcaattttttttcttctaaatttttttctttagttttaatagttttaataattttaattttattaatatttttttatgtgattttatgtgattatttaaaaatgttctgTACTGTTACTTaacactttttcttcttttatgatTTGTCTTTGAAATTAGTAGAATTCTCAAGGTTctaaaattagagaaattgtTGTTTAGTGAAAGTATGTATGATCGGCATATAGTTCCATTCTTTCTGGAATTTTCGacgaatattttgttttacattgtatattgtacaataaatatgtatattatacaatgataACACATATTCaaagttttcatttaatttatgacaaaatattatgaatcatAATATGGGATGATacgatattgaatataaattcaagGAGGATAGAAGAAATATTCAGGAATTTTAACCAATTAAGATGAATTCAATAACCTAAGATTAAAAGAAGGGATATGCCAaagtaaaaaatgattcttgAATTCAGAAAGAGATTTGTGAATTCCGGTTTTAAAACTAGGAAGAGATATTAGCAATGTGGAAGGGATAAAATCTCGGtttctcatatatataaaagtcatTCAGTCTGAAGCATccaaatattttgttcaaacgaatatatcaatatttcgacGAGGTTAATgttttttctcatatttattttagattttttaaaatttttgtttttattcgtaataatttgttaagattcgattaatcattttcattatatttttctctttttcattgtattataattttctttatttttttttttaatatttttcattctttctcttctttttctttctctttttcttttagaaatcgtatagaaaatttaaattttctttgatttttagatgaaatccttgtatttttttatattgataacatTGTtacttgttaattatattcatacctCATCTGTGATTATGCATGGAGAAAATCATGCTTCAGTTATAAGCAacaataaaattgagaaagaaaCAATAGTTCGTGTTAAGAGATctcctttaattaaattaccttTGTTTGTTGGAGCAACTATAATTGGTAAGAAAGCATTATTATTGGGTGGTACTGTTTTTGGAGCTAAAACTCTTATCGGCGCTGGACTTATAGGAGCTGGTTTATATAAAGCTAAATAGTGAGTATATTTTgagattcaaatttaattttaatatttttattatcaatttatttattgtaacgtttaatacaataattttaacggttaatctttaatatatattagttatgGCGGTGGCTATGGAGATAAATATGCGAGCTATCAATATACACCACCCACTTATGTTGAATCAAATTGGGGCTAATTCATGAATACGCgtgatgtaattaataaataataaaataattaataaaataataaacaagaataattcgagaaataaatttatttttt encodes:
- the LOC108000902 gene encoding dynein regulatory complex subunit 2-like, which codes for MGPKRKRGKRARKPVRTAQELKKEAFSHELKLSTLNTKRYQSFWREMLTRIKMPDIYKKIDIIWQTLEHVFDLKDYSISLLLDSLQDAEDQRRRANGAHIEIFNRSLEAHEARLADIDNFFHQKIKTALADKIFTFENINYHRNQKETILRKINLFVNQRGENIANIARSTAFSRIDAFVEDGDNEKRTTITLLQRKLENLWNNLRNVYSDYRKNTEMRRKDYEIIKNKDHIDQQIITKQYLRIANLLDEIMKYRNKIKFHGKESGNELEEILRESNFFHNIYRETNERFILGHKKDKHRTMTMCKEYNHSVKHMKALMVKAERILAYIQMCRKYETQDEKILPIINSHPMQLSLTDDNDIIPIQMITKDFEQTINFWRRLGFAQLITAELQTQKDKLLMQANDLRKLVKDYLADQRNST
- the LOC108000900 gene encoding uncharacterized protein LOC108000900, translated to MKSLYFFILITLLLVNYIHTSSVIMHGENHASVISNNKIEKETIVRVKRSPLIKLPLFVGATIIGKKALLLGGTVFGAKTLIGAGLIGAGLYKAKYYGGGYGDKYASYQYTPPTYVESNWG